A part of Rhodohalobacter barkolensis genomic DNA contains:
- a CDS encoding mechanosensitive ion channel domain-containing protein, whose protein sequence is MITIPLSVYAQDQSQTETTEQEDTAVPERVDVAPAADDSQIRDRLTGILTATGWFENPQVEVNDGVVFFSGSTKTDDHKKWAGDLARNTQDVTAVVNRIEVLDPDIWDYQPAYTGLQELWRNIMSAIPFLIFGIVVLVIFWGISALVAKGARAYLTNRDMNELLQDISAKGIAIFVFLLGIYIVFHVADLTNVALTILGGTGLLGIVLGIAFRDITENFLASIFLSVQNPFHAGDHVDINGNTGFVQRLTIRATLLMTLDGNHLQIPNSLVYKSSILNYTSNPKQRFSFVIGIGYDASVTSAQDLATKIFEEHPAVLTEPEPLVLVDKLASSTINLMFYVWVDGSKHNVLKVKSSVLRQIKTAYMAAGISMPDDARERVYLDGVTLHPKKGTATSDQKKPESTPIAEDSQLITKAEGQLESNDEEILEQARTARSPEEGEDLLKPNKSGETM, encoded by the coding sequence TTGATCACTATACCGTTGAGCGTGTATGCACAGGACCAATCCCAAACAGAGACGACTGAGCAGGAAGATACTGCGGTTCCTGAACGCGTAGATGTTGCACCGGCAGCAGATGACTCCCAAATCCGCGATCGGCTTACCGGGATTTTAACTGCAACCGGGTGGTTCGAGAATCCACAGGTAGAGGTGAACGACGGCGTGGTTTTTTTCAGCGGGTCAACAAAAACCGACGATCATAAAAAATGGGCAGGAGACCTGGCCCGGAATACACAGGATGTAACCGCAGTAGTAAACAGAATTGAGGTTCTGGATCCGGATATTTGGGATTATCAGCCCGCCTATACCGGATTGCAGGAGTTATGGCGAAATATTATGAGTGCCATACCCTTTCTGATCTTCGGAATAGTGGTACTGGTTATTTTCTGGGGAATATCCGCACTGGTAGCAAAAGGTGCCCGAGCCTATTTAACTAATCGCGATATGAACGAGCTATTGCAGGATATTTCGGCAAAGGGTATCGCCATTTTTGTGTTTTTGCTGGGGATATACATCGTTTTTCATGTAGCGGATTTGACCAATGTAGCGCTCACCATATTGGGAGGTACGGGATTGCTGGGTATTGTTTTGGGGATCGCATTCCGGGATATCACAGAAAACTTCCTTGCCAGTATTTTCCTGAGCGTGCAAAACCCGTTTCACGCGGGTGATCATGTAGATATCAACGGGAACACAGGATTTGTGCAGCGGTTGACCATTCGGGCTACGTTATTAATGACGCTGGATGGCAACCATCTTCAAATTCCAAATTCTTTGGTCTACAAAAGCAGCATTCTCAATTATACAAGTAATCCAAAACAGCGATTTAGTTTTGTAATTGGCATTGGGTACGATGCCAGTGTTACATCCGCACAGGATCTGGCCACGAAAATATTTGAGGAGCATCCGGCCGTTTTGACGGAACCTGAGCCCCTGGTTTTAGTGGATAAACTGGCCTCCTCTACGATAAATCTGATGTTCTATGTTTGGGTGGACGGAAGTAAACATAATGTACTTAAGGTGAAATCATCCGTTCTGAGACAGATTAAAACAGCTTACATGGCAGCGGGTATTTCAATGCCTGATGATGCAAGAGAGCGAGTCTATCTGGATGGGGTAACGCTGCATCCTAAAAAAGGTACGGCAACGTCTGATCAGAAAAAACCTGAGAGTACACCTATTGCAGAGGATTCACAATTAATTACGAAGGCCGAGGGTCAGCTGGAAAGCAACGATGAGGAAATTCTGGAGCAGGCACGGACAGCAAGATCACCGGAAGAGGGAGAGGATTTGTTGAAGCCGAATAAGTCAGGTGAAACCATGTAA